A DNA window from Limanda limanda chromosome 6, fLimLim1.1, whole genome shotgun sequence contains the following coding sequences:
- the si:dkey-182i3.11 gene encoding leucine-rich repeat-containing protein 15, with protein sequence MLAALTLTSLSLIVWASDLCPPACQCVNNLTTVGCQGKGLDLLPELPEGTEELYVSYNLIQEIPQRGLEKLQILDLTSNRLNDFLSLNPVWPDMTKLSKLFLRANRLTSLHPGQFLKCTALSLLDLSENQLQHLPVGLLRGLAHLKTLFLNFNQIQMLQAGGLEGAFVLTDLHLSYNNVTQIEEGVFNNSRALEKLVLSRNSIRRVGGDSFRGATSLQHLDLSGNLLIAVPAEALGHTKQLKYLYLQGNGIISLPDDCFSSLNLLVDLNLSNNKLTTVSEGSLKGLTTLRELDLSVNLIDSLPSKLFNDLINLELLDFYMNSLTLLPSDIFRNLTNLQQLQLDSNNISVLPDGVFDSLSTLSELQLSYNRIVNLQPDLFARLRSLESLYLEHNELRQLPKGLFQRMSDVSEIDLSDNHLSSLPPSVFLGLVRVSSLRLSHNNLSSLHSDQFRDLIGLRDLMLDGNHICELPKGLFTNLANLTTLHLDNNCLSELSPDDFVGLTSLKELRLNFNQLCNIPFNTFHVLHNLRKLLLKNNSLDSLHPELFVWLSKLEELNLDGNKLHHLQADVFHGLTNLQKLSLKSNQLRAVETGAFEPLRKLSDVRLSGNLWDCSSAHVLSISCWVNTHRDRLGDQPLCSVSSSSPALTEEAALSHPASPPLWLGDNCAANDTSSSKPLFPLEMLTLLMMLLVAVRPT encoded by the exons ATGCTGGCGGCCTTAACCCTGACCTCCCTGAGCCTCATAGTGTGGGCGTCAgacctctgcccccccgcctGTCAATGTGTGAACAACCTGACCACCGTTGGATGTCAGGGGAAAGGACTGGACCTGCTGCCTGAGCTGCCAGAGGGCACCGAGGAGCTGTACGTCTCTTACAACCTGATACAGGAAATACCCCAGCGTGggctggagaagctgcag ATCTTGGACCTGACTTCGAATCGGCTGAACGACTTCCTGTCCCTCAACCCAGTTTGGCCCGATATGACAAAGCTATCCAAGCTTTTCCTACGTGCCAACAGGCTGACGTCTCTTCACCCTGGTCAGTTCCTGAAGTGCACTGCCCTCAGCTTACTGGACCTGAGTGAAAACCAGCTCCAACATCTACCAGTCGGACTCCTCCGAGGACTAGCTCATCTGAAGACACTGTTTCTGAACTTTAACCAGATTCAGATGTTACAGGCTGGTGGATTGGAAGGGGCCTTCGTCCTAACCGACCTACACCTCAGCTATAATAATGTAACACAGATAGAAGAAGGTGTTTTCAACAACTCCAGGGCTTTAGAGAAACTTGTCCTGTCTCGAAACAGCATCAGACGAGTGGGCGGGGACAGTTTCAGAGGAGCAACAAGTCTCCAACACCTTGACCTGAGCGGTAATCTGCTGATCGCTGTTCCTGCCGAGGCACTGGGTCACACAAAGCAGCTGAAATATCTGTATCTACAAGGGAACGGCATCATCAGCCTTCCAGATGATTGTTTCTCTTCACTGAACCTGCTGGTTGATCTAAACTTGAGTAATAACAAGCTGACCACGGTGTCTGAGGGATCTCTGAAAGGTCTGACCACGCTGCGAGAGCTGGACCTCAGTGTCAACCTCATCGACTCTCTTCCCTCGAAACTGTTTAATGACCTGATCAACCTTGAATTACTTGACTTTTACATGAACAGCCTGACATTGCTTCCTTCTGACATATTTAGAAACTTGACCAACCTGCAACAGCTACAACTGGACAGTAATAACATCTCTGTTCTTCCTGACGGGGTATTTGATTCGCTGTCCACACTCAGTGAGCTACAGCTGTCGTACAACCGTATCGTGAATCTCCAACCTGATCTGTTTGCCAGACTCAGGTCACTAGAGAGTCTCTACCTGGAGCACAACGAGCTGAGGCAACTTCCCAAAGGACTTTTCCAACGGATGAGTGACGTCAGTGAGATCGACCTCAGCGACAACCACCTcagctctctgcctccctccgtCTTCCTCGGGTTGGTGAGAGTGTCTTCACTGAGGCTTTCTCATAACAATCTCTCTTCTTTACACTCAGACCAGTTCAGAGACCTGATCGGTTTGAGAGATTTAATGCTAGATGGAAACCATATTTGTGAGCTTCCCAAAGGCCTGTTCACGAATCTAGCAAACCTTACAACACTGCATCTGGACAACAATTGTCTCTCAGAGCTGTCCCCTGATGACTTTGTGGGGTTAACCTCCCTGAAAGAGCTCAGGCTGAACTTCAACCAGCTTTGCAACATCCCATTCAACACCTTCCATGTCCTGCACAACCTCCGCAAGCTCCTGCTGAAGAACAACAGCCTGGATTCTTTACACCCTGAGCTCTTTGTTTGGCTTTCGAAGCTAGAAGAACTAAACTTGGATGGAAACAAGCTGCATCACCTGCAGGCTGACGTCTTTCACGGACTCACAAACCTCCAGAAACTCAGTTTGAAGTCCAACCAGCTCAGAGCAGTGGAGACCGGAGCTTTTGAGCCTTTGAGGAAACTCAGTGATGTGCGTCTGTCTGGTAACTTGTGGGACTGCAGCAGTGCACACGTtctctccatcagctgctgggtcaacacacacagagacaggctGGGAGATCAGCCTCTCTGCTccgtctcctcttcatcaccagcCCTCACTGAGGAGGCAGCGCTCTCACACCCAGCATCGCCTCCCCTGTGGTTAGGAGATAATTGTGCTGCAAATGATACAAGCAGCTCTAAACCTTTGTTTCCTCTAGAAATGCTTACTCTGCTCATGATGTTGCTCGTGGCAGTCAGACCAACTTGA